From the genome of Polyangiaceae bacterium, one region includes:
- a CDS encoding VWA domain-containing protein, which yields MNRPRKITWHLFVSLTLTWTAAAWWGCAEPSPPDGTPWQTSSSSSSSGEGGAGGEGGGLTVGGAGGTGGDAGACATTKAESRRIPVDIVFLIDRSGSMGGAKWEGTKSALNTFFNDPASAGISAGMVYFPAQKPDVCNPASYSTLDVPISVLPANAFELTNSIPFYPLGSSTPTWPALKGTLAAATAYQDSHPGHKVIVVLATDGDPTGCQPLEIDLIAALATSARNYNGVRTYVIGVAGSTIANLDKIAEAGGTTKAYDITKDISEFAATIAEIRKETLACDFELPAPPDGMELVPDIVNFTYTPNGMGEPKIVPRADDLADCKDLPGWYYDSNLAPTKLILCPASCATVQADVNAKVEVLFGCDSVLN from the coding sequence ATGAACCGTCCTAGGAAAATAACTTGGCATCTTTTTGTATCACTTACGCTGACTTGGACTGCCGCCGCATGGTGGGGCTGCGCCGAGCCAAGCCCTCCGGATGGCACGCCATGGCAGACCAGCAGCAGCAGCTCGTCCTCCGGTGAGGGTGGTGCGGGGGGCGAGGGTGGTGGCCTTACCGTCGGTGGTGCCGGCGGCACAGGCGGCGATGCGGGCGCGTGTGCCACCACGAAAGCTGAATCGCGGCGCATTCCTGTCGACATCGTCTTCCTCATTGATCGTTCGGGCAGCATGGGCGGCGCGAAGTGGGAAGGGACGAAGTCGGCTCTGAACACGTTCTTCAACGATCCGGCATCGGCTGGCATCAGCGCCGGCATGGTCTACTTCCCGGCCCAAAAACCGGACGTCTGCAACCCCGCCAGCTACTCGACGCTCGATGTGCCCATCAGCGTTCTGCCTGCCAACGCGTTCGAACTGACAAACTCGATACCGTTCTATCCGCTTGGTTCGAGCACGCCGACGTGGCCAGCGCTGAAGGGGACGCTTGCGGCGGCCACGGCCTACCAAGATTCGCACCCGGGGCACAAGGTCATCGTCGTTCTCGCGACGGATGGCGATCCCACGGGTTGTCAACCGCTCGAAATCGACCTCATTGCGGCGCTGGCCACGAGCGCTCGTAATTACAACGGCGTGCGCACGTACGTCATTGGTGTCGCCGGTTCGACCATCGCCAACCTCGACAAGATTGCCGAGGCGGGTGGGACGACCAAGGCCTACGACATCACGAAGGACATCAGCGAGTTTGCCGCGACGATCGCCGAGATTCGCAAGGAGACGCTCGCGTGCGATTTCGAGCTTCCGGCGCCTCCGGATGGGATGGAGCTGGTTCCGGACATCGTGAACTTCACCTATACGCCGAACGGAATGGGTGAGCCCAAGATCGTGCCCCGAGCCGATGACCTTGCGGACTGCAAAGATCTGCCTGGTTGGTACTACGACAGCAACCTTGCGCCGACGAAGCTGATCCTCTGTCCTGCGTCGTGCGCGACGGTGCAGGCCGACGTCAACGCCAAAGTCGAAGTGCTCTTCGGGTGCGACTCCGTGCTCAATTGA
- a CDS encoding ankyrin repeat domain-containing protein: MSAELHRAIDNHDLDTLARLLAAGHDPDELGEGWAPLHNAMGDLEAVALLLRHGANPNVWDRDRYVTPLLTALFGGYRDAALMLLAAGADPNVKNCVGDFPLLMCAERGDLKMAATLLRAGATKTMEESGGCGAGMKALGYAAFRLDIEMIRLLLAWGASITMQDVDRRLPLDLLPERTAENAEKYDLALELLSPKP, from the coding sequence ATGAGCGCCGAACTCCACCGCGCGATCGATAACCACGACCTCGACACCCTTGCCCGGCTGCTCGCAGCCGGACATGACCCCGACGAACTCGGGGAAGGTTGGGCACCCCTTCACAACGCCATGGGAGATCTTGAAGCCGTCGCGCTGCTTCTGCGGCATGGGGCCAACCCGAATGTTTGGGACAGAGATCGCTATGTAACACCGCTCCTAACGGCCCTTTTTGGCGGGTACCGGGACGCCGCGCTCATGCTTCTGGCCGCGGGTGCCGACCCGAACGTCAAGAACTGCGTGGGCGATTTTCCGCTGCTGATGTGCGCGGAGCGAGGGGACCTGAAAATGGCCGCGACACTTCTGCGTGCAGGGGCGACAAAGACAATGGAGGAGTCTGGGGGCTGCGGGGCGGGCATGAAGGCCCTCGGCTATGCGGCGTTTCGCCTCGACATCGAGATGATCCGGCTGCTGCTCGCCTGGGGAGCTTCCATCACCATGCAAGACGTCGATCGTCGCCTTCCCCTGGACCTGCTCCCCGAGCGCACGGCGGAAAACGCCGAGAAGTACGACCTCGCCCTCGAGTTGCTATCGCCAAAGCCTTGA
- a CDS encoding superoxide dismutase family protein — protein sequence MASVKAEAIIAPQSGSSVTGTATFVGENGKVTLTLNIAGAVPGERAVHIHEMGDCSMDGMGAMGHWNPDMQDHGKWGVGEFHLGDIGNITIGSDGKGTLTMSTDLWSIGDGSGWFHVVGRALMVHAEADDFVTQPTGNAGARVGCGVITKVP from the coding sequence ATGGCGAGCGTGAAAGCGGAAGCGATCATCGCGCCGCAAAGCGGTAGCTCGGTGACGGGAACGGCGACGTTCGTCGGAGAAAACGGCAAGGTCACGCTGACGCTGAACATCGCCGGTGCGGTGCCGGGTGAACGAGCGGTGCATATTCACGAGATGGGCGACTGCTCGATGGACGGAATGGGTGCCATGGGCCATTGGAATCCGGACATGCAAGACCACGGTAAGTGGGGCGTGGGCGAATTTCATTTGGGCGACATTGGCAACATAACCATTGGATCCGACGGAAAAGGTACGTTGACGATGTCCACGGATCTATGGTCGATCGGCGACGGCTCGGGGTGGTTCCACGTGGTCGGACGAGCGCTCATGGTGCACGCCGAGGCCGACGACTTCGTGACGCAACCGACGGGCAATGCGGGCGCACGTGTCGGCTGCGGCGTGATTACGAAGGTGCCTTGA